AATGACTTTTCGGAGTTTTCTTGCAAAacctttgttttgttgctgatatcagaaaataaatcactaaACTTTATCAGGAACTAAATTCTCTGTAGCGTCACATGGTTGTTGTGCAGTTGGAATTTAACTTCACGTTGTTGTTGTCGTCTcaaagagacatttaaaaaatcctccAGTGAAGTACAGATAAACTTTCTATAGTAAGAATCAGATGAATAAAAAAGTCTTACTGGTTGATTTAGTGACGGCAGATCAGCTCGGATTACAAAGATCCTAGACAGGAAGGAGAATCAAGAATAACCATCATGCATCTGGTATATCAGTAAATAATAGAAAACTACATTTCCAGTGATGCAGAAACCAGTGACACATTGTTGTGCAGAAATCTCCATGAGAGGTCTTACTCTGAAGGTTTCCCCTGCAGGAGCAGTTTCTTGTCAGCGTAGGAAGCTGAAACGTCTACGACCACATTCTACACAGGAAACAACCAagaaacactcaaacactgCACAGACACGTGGGAAGTTATTTTCCGTGCAGGCGGCCGCTGGATGATGTTATTACTTTATTACAAAGTTTACTCTCAGGTAGTTATATTTCAAGTATGAGCGACTCTTCGGTCTTTCTACGTCTCCTGTACGTTCCACCTGAGTCGCTGCAGCACAGACGACAGGAGGAGTTTGTTTGAGGggaaatgtcttttaaaaatgtttttaacagataatttaccgTTTGAAAGAAGAGCGTTGGTGTTTGACTCCCACAGCTGAGCGTCCCAGAGGCCTCCGCCCACACGGTCGTACCCAGGGTGGAGGTGTTGAGGAAGGGAACCGAGGAACTCCACACTCTGAGCTCCGGAGATCCTGATTccaacaaacactgaacacacGGAAACTTTTTCTCTCACCTGACAAAAGTGTTAACGTGTGTGAAGTTACTGGGACGACAGAGTTTTCGTACCTTTCGAAAAGTTTCAGGCGTCGCACTGGAGAGATTTGTCTTGAACAGTTCCTGAAATCACAATCATCATATGATGTCAGACCGAACAGAAGATTCATCAAGAATAATGCAGTCGTTAGCTGTTCGGCCATGTCGCTGCCCTCACAGTGAGCTCTGCTCCGGAGATGTTGAGTTGGAAGCGTCCGTCGTCGTGGGCAGCGGTGAGCATGGGGTTAAAGACCTGGTCTGAGGTTAAAACACAATATCATGACATTTGGAGAAAGAATTTCAGGTACAACACACGTCTAAACCACAATTTAAACACTATGAAGAAGAACCTGAAGACCAACATCAACTCTGGGAAACCTGGACGAGGATTCATCGACATCGATTTCTAAAGATCAGCTTCTCAAATACTTTATGTCACGAACAAAATGTTACTTCACCAGTTTGGTATTTTAGTGCATTTGATTCTAAGGAGGTTTAATGACTCACAGGAGTTAGAATTCATCGTAATATCTCGAATAGAAGTATTTGAACATGTACAACACAGATTGGGTTCTTTAATTAACCTTTTTTCGTACCATGCAACTGCAACTTTAAAAAGCTAATCTGACCTGAGACCCAGAAATAAAGCATCCTGTGTTCGGTCAGCTGACTCGGGTGGAAAACGGAGTCGCTGATGACAGCGGcggtgttgttgtagttggtcaATCCCTGgaaggtttaaaaaaacacgAGTGATCACGACACACGCATGAGGCCAGGTGATCACAGATACAGAGGTTAGATATGATTGTGTTTTACTGACCTTGTGGTATGACTCGATGTAGTTTGCAGTGATGACAGGAGCAGCAGTCACACCAATGTCAACACGGATGTTTCCGTCACTGAGGAACTGctctggagacacacacatgcacagacacatgttTTCTACGTCTGTTTGTTGATGTGATGCATTAAACCGGCGAAGTGAAGCCACTGTGGAAGATCCTGAAACCTGTATACTCTTGAacgtccagcagagggcgactccactggttgtttGAAGTTTAtgatttataacgtcagtaaacattttctcagGAGTCAATGTCTCAATCTCTGGTTTCTAGTCTTCTTCCATTCAGCATTTTGCACATTATGGTCCATTCAGAGAACAAATACCAAACTGGAGGCTTCACTTTGCCAACAGGTTACGTCTCGGCGATTTGACACGCGTGTAAAACTCGTCCTCGCGATGATCTCCTGAGTACGAGTGCACTCACCTGCTGTGTTCTGTATGAAGTCGGCCAGAATATTCGCCACCTTGTTGATCTCCTTGCAAATCTGCAGTTGAGAAGAGACAGGTTATTTTTGCTGTGTCATCGTGATGTAGATGTAGACGCAGACGGTCCTCACCTGTCCCTTGATGACCATCTTCACGGTGAAGGTGATGAAGTCAGTGAAGAGCCTCTTCAGCCAGTTCGGTCTGAACAACAACACATTCACATCATCACACAGCGAAACACGGAGAATCCAGCAGGTCTCATTCATGTGTGACTTACTGTCTGTCGCCCTGCAGATGAAGACGGAGCTTGTGAAAGTTCAGGTAACAGTCGGACGTGTCGGCTGCCACCTTCCCTTCACCACAGTCtgacagagacaagaggagaagcACATGACGACATGAAACACACCTGGTATCTGTCAATAATACTCACAACTTCCTACTTCCCATCAAGTATTTTTATACTCTCAATCCATTATTGCACTACTCTCATTCCGTCCACTGTGTGCCTAATGACTGCATACTATCTTGTACTGTGTACTATGTTTTGAGTACTTAATATATGTTACTTAAATGTTTATACTTTATTctgatcagagagaaacagcgTTTCAATCCCATCTATGTCCTGAACATGTGGCAGAATtaacaataaagttgaatttgtgTCCCCTCCACTTCCtggctaacatggaggaggcaggacgtaTGACTCACCGTTCACCAGGAGATGAAGTTTAGCTGATGTTTCTATCATTGACTCAATGTGCACATAATAAATgagttaaaggtgcagtgtgtgagaatttagtgacaactagtggtgaagttgcatgttgcagctgaacacccctcctcttccaaacatgagggagaaactgtggaaaccttcagttgtcataaaaactcaaaaggtttagtttgttcagtctggtctactgtaaaaaacatggcgtcctCCATAGAGAggccccccctccatgtaaaccTAAAGagtttaaatctaaagtatttaaatttaaagtatttcaccataaagggctcattctggTGTGAAGAAAACAtgtcgtacaatttagatgaaacaaactcatgAAAACTTCACTTGgatcattttatattcacttgCTGCTCATAGATCCATTTTCTCCTGGATCTGAAACGCTGGCCCTTTAAATACTTACATAGTCTGGGGTTGATTCCGAGATCAATCTGAGACTCAATCTCGAAGTCGACTGAATGTGCAACGTTGACactggaggaaagagaagaagaaaccatCCATCATGGATGTGTTGcttgtgttgtatgtgtgtttaataagtgttgtgtgtttctcgATCACCAGTGAATGTTGTGTTATCTCTCGCTCTGACTCACAGCCAGCTGCCGTATCCGTACTGGATTGTCCCTCTGAAGGTCGCGGACACGTTGCTTATTTCCATGGCGACGCCTTCACCTGGACGCAGCTCAAACGCACTTTGACCGATCGTCAGGTTGTGGATCTCCAAACTGGCAAACGTGACATCATTGAATGTTGCGTGTCcatctgtgcacgtgtgtgcacatgagtgtttgtgtctcactCACTTGTCCAGGCCGTATTTGACGTTGCCAATGAAGAGCAGGGATTTATCTCCCTTCACACTCGGGTATCTGGCGTGTTGGAACGCAGCCTCGATCACCT
This genomic interval from Paralichthys olivaceus isolate ysfri-2021 chromosome 7, ASM2471397v2, whole genome shotgun sequence contains the following:
- the cetp gene encoding cholesteryl ester transfer protein isoform X2, whose translation is MKNSEQQLFWFRKQRIMVNEKTTKVIEAAFQHARYPSVKGDKSLLFIGNVKYGLDNLEIHNLTIGQSAFELRPGEGVAMEISNVSATFRGTIQYGYGSWLVNVAHSVDFEIESQIDLGINPRLYCGEGKVAADTSDCYLNFHKLRLHLQGDRQPNWLKRLFTDFITFTVKMVIKGQICKEINKVANILADFIQNTAEQFLSDGNIRVDIGVTAAPVITANYIESYHKGLTNYNNTAAVISDSVFHPSQLTEHRMLYFWVSDQVFNPMLTAAHDDGRFQLNISGAELTELFKTNLSSATPETFRKCLLESGSPELRVWSSSVPFLNTSTLGTTVWAEASGTLSCGSQTPTLFFQTNVVVDVSASYADKKLLLQGKPSEIFVIRADLPSLNQPLGDELEFIREAVEKIGIPKVLSVLEIEVTRLLDKQGTNSFDIFDPEVLPRDGFVVIQMDFGFPHHLLVEFLKKTLQ
- the cetp gene encoding cholesteryl ester transfer protein isoform X1 — protein: MTCDVFPPLLLLILSVFGASHCCLQDPAAAYRFTGAVCRLTHPAAAVLNEKTTKVIEAAFQHARYPSVKGDKSLLFIGNVKYGLDNLEIHNLTIGQSAFELRPGEGVAMEISNVSATFRGTIQYGYGSWLVNVAHSVDFEIESQIDLGINPRLYCGEGKVAADTSDCYLNFHKLRLHLQGDRQPNWLKRLFTDFITFTVKMVIKGQICKEINKVANILADFIQNTAEQFLSDGNIRVDIGVTAAPVITANYIESYHKGLTNYNNTAAVISDSVFHPSQLTEHRMLYFWVSDQVFNPMLTAAHDDGRFQLNISGAELTELFKTNLSSATPETFRKCLLESGSPELRVWSSSVPFLNTSTLGTTVWAEASGTLSCGSQTPTLFFQTNVVVDVSASYADKKLLLQGKPSEIFVIRADLPSLNQPLGDELEFIREAVEKIGIPKVLSVLEIEVTRLLDKQGTNSFDIFDPEVLPRDGFVVIQMDFGFPHHLLVEFLKKTLQ